From Kiloniellales bacterium, one genomic window encodes:
- a CDS encoding MaoC family dehydratase, with product MDEQHGYYFEDLSVGMSEVFSKTVTDADIVGFADITGDTNPIHLCEDFASATPFKDRIAHGMLSAGLISAVLGTRLPGPGCVYLSQSLRFMAPVKIGDHVEATATVVDKIDKGRRIIMETVCKVGDTVVIEGEAVLKVSPRPAEVAQPATEAAAVNGHRL from the coding sequence ATGGATGAGCAGCACGGTTACTACTTTGAAGACCTTTCCGTCGGCATGTCGGAGGTCTTCTCCAAGACCGTCACCGATGCCGACATCGTTGGATTCGCCGACATCACCGGCGACACCAACCCGATCCACCTCTGCGAGGACTTCGCCTCCGCCACGCCGTTCAAGGACCGGATCGCCCACGGCATGCTGTCGGCCGGGCTGATCTCCGCCGTTCTCGGGACCCGCCTGCCAGGACCGGGCTGCGTCTACCTCAGCCAGTCCCTCAGGTTTATGGCGCCGGTCAAGATCGGCGATCACGTCGAGGCGACGGCGACCGTGGTCGACAAGATCGACAAGGGCCGGCGCATCATCATGGAGACGGTGTGCAAGGTCGGCGACACGGTGGTGATCGAGGGCGAAGCGGTGCTCAAGGTCTCGCCCCGGCCGGCCGAGGTGGCCCAGCCGGCAACCGAGGCCGCCGCGGTCAACGGTCACCGGCTCTAG
- the lspA gene encoding signal peptidase II — protein MTAVARETVLNRRVGGALALALAVVICDQITKWWVVDFFGGAERGYFPVTGFFNLVLTHNTGVSFGLLAADTPWHAWLLSGLSLAIVTGLTVWLTRQDRALPAYAIGAIIGGAIGNVIDRLHAPGVIDFLDFHLAGWHWPAFNVADSSITVGVVILLFDALFLEPRESKT, from the coding sequence ATGACCGCCGTGGCGCGCGAGACCGTGCTGAACCGACGGGTCGGCGGCGCGCTGGCGCTGGCGCTGGCCGTGGTCATCTGCGACCAGATCACCAAATGGTGGGTCGTCGACTTCTTCGGCGGCGCCGAGCGCGGCTACTTCCCGGTCACCGGCTTCTTCAACCTGGTATTGACCCACAACACCGGCGTCAGCTTCGGCCTACTGGCCGCCGACACGCCCTGGCACGCCTGGCTGCTCAGCGGGCTGTCCCTCGCCATCGTCACCGGCCTCACGGTCTGGTTGACCCGGCAGGACCGCGCCCTGCCGGCCTACGCCATCGGCGCCATCATCGGCGGGGCCATCGGCAACGTAATCGACCGTCTGCACGCGCCGGGCGTCATCGATTTCCTTGATTTCCATCTCGCCGGCTGGCATTGGCCGGCGTTCAACGTGGCCGACAGCAGCATCACCGTGGGCGTGGTTATCCTCCTGTTTGACGCCTTGTTCCTGGAGCCGCGCGAGAGTAAAACCTAG
- a CDS encoding adenylate/guanylate cyclase domain-containing protein, giving the protein MPDSASDQGSNPIERENRLLKRRLLRTEQSLQLLQEIQRGNSHLQASLLRQIEAEKEKSDRLLRNILPEAVISRLNRGAETIADSIDCASVVFSDLVGFTPISASMTAAELVAALNALYTDFDAAALRLGIEKIKTIGDAYLAAAGLSGDEPGHARTAVGFALEVRDIVRAHAGHQAGRWRMRTGVHTGSLTAGVIGQHKFAYDIWGDTVNVASRIQDVCPPDEVLVSADTAELLGGEFQLLDARQVELKGRGLYKVFRVDRPS; this is encoded by the coding sequence ATGCCCGACTCCGCGAGCGACCAGGGATCCAACCCGATCGAGCGGGAGAACCGTCTGCTCAAGCGCCGGCTCCTGCGCACCGAGCAGTCCCTGCAGCTGCTGCAGGAGATCCAGCGCGGCAATTCGCACCTGCAAGCTTCTCTGCTGCGTCAGATCGAGGCCGAGAAGGAGAAGTCGGACCGGCTGCTGCGCAACATCCTTCCCGAGGCGGTGATCAGCCGGTTGAACCGGGGCGCGGAGACGATCGCCGATTCGATCGACTGCGCCTCGGTCGTGTTCTCCGATCTTGTCGGCTTCACGCCGATCTCGGCCAGCATGACGGCGGCCGAGCTCGTCGCGGCGCTGAACGCGCTCTACACCGACTTCGACGCCGCCGCGCTGCGCCTGGGGATCGAGAAAATCAAGACGATCGGCGACGCCTACCTCGCCGCCGCCGGACTGTCCGGCGACGAGCCCGGGCACGCCCGCACCGCGGTCGGCTTCGCGCTGGAGGTCCGCGATATCGTTCGGGCCCACGCCGGCCATCAGGCCGGCCGCTGGCGCATGCGCACCGGCGTCCATACCGGCAGCCTGACCGCCGGCGTGATCGGCCAGCATAAGTTCGCCTACGACATCTGGGGCGACACGGTTAACGTCGCCAGCCGGATTCAGGACGTCTGCCCGCCGGACGAGGTGCTGGTCTCGGCCGATACGGCCGAGCTCTTGGGTGGCGAATTCCAGCTGCTGGACGCGCGGCAGGTCGAGCTCAAGGGCCGCGGGCTTTACAAAGTGTTCAGGGTTGACCGGCCATCCTGA
- a CDS encoding J domain-containing protein, with protein MPRPTPDAIFEPFREPQQAVRPCQHAGCPEPAEYRAPKARDQLTEYYWFCLEHVREYNQAWDYFVGMSEEEIDRQRRVDTVWERPSWPLGGDPRKAEERIRENLDRDFDLGGEKAGYKPAVRTEDEKALAILGLKRPVTFPEIKARYKELAKQLHPDANGGDKDTEERFKAVNQAYTTLKKSFVQ; from the coding sequence ATGCCAAGACCGACGCCAGACGCCATTTTCGAGCCCTTCCGCGAGCCGCAGCAGGCGGTCCGGCCGTGCCAGCACGCCGGCTGCCCGGAGCCGGCGGAGTACCGGGCGCCGAAGGCGCGCGATCAGTTGACCGAGTACTACTGGTTCTGCCTGGAGCATGTCCGGGAGTACAACCAGGCCTGGGACTACTTCGTCGGCATGAGCGAGGAGGAGATCGACCGCCAGCGGCGGGTCGACACGGTCTGGGAAAGGCCTTCCTGGCCTCTGGGCGGGGATCCTAGGAAGGCCGAGGAGCGTATCAGGGAAAATCTCGACAGGGACTTCGACCTGGGCGGCGAGAAAGCGGGGTACAAACCGGCAGTCCGCACGGAGGACGAGAAGGCCCTCGCCATTCTCGGCCTCAAGCGCCCGGTGACTTTTCCCGAGATCAAGGCTCGCTACAAAGAGCTTGCAAAGCAGCTTCATCCCGATGCCAATGGGGGCGACAAGGACACCGAGGAGCGGTTCAAGGCCGTCAACCAAGCCTACACGACGCTGAAAAAGAGCTTCGTCCAGTGA
- the cobS gene encoding cobaltochelatase subunit CobS: protein MTSTETEHGALPPEASPDITVSVRQCFGLDSDMQVPAFSQSSDYVPDVDDAYRFDHDTTLAILAGFAYNRRVIIQGYHGTGKSTHVEQVAARLNWPCIRINLDSHISRIDLIGKDAIVLQDGKQVTEFREGLLPWALQHPTALCFDEYDAGRPDVMFVIQRVLEVEGKLTLLDQNRVIRPHPAFRLFATANTVGLGDTTGLYHGTQQINQGQMDRWNIVATLNYLPYEQEVDIITAKCPAYDSKEGREKISAMVALAELTRNGFINGDLSTVMSPRTVITWAENATIFDDVAFAFRVTFLNKCDEMERSTVAEYYQRCFGTELPESGVQATALA, encoded by the coding sequence ATGACTTCGACAGAGACAGAGCACGGCGCGCTTCCGCCGGAAGCGAGCCCCGATATCACGGTTTCGGTCCGGCAGTGCTTCGGCCTGGACAGCGACATGCAGGTGCCGGCCTTCAGCCAGTCTAGCGACTACGTGCCCGACGTGGACGACGCCTACCGCTTCGACCACGACACCACGCTCGCCATCCTGGCCGGCTTCGCCTACAACCGCCGCGTCATCATCCAGGGTTACCACGGCACGGGCAAGTCGACCCACGTCGAGCAGGTCGCCGCCCGCCTCAACTGGCCCTGCATCCGCATCAACCTGGACAGCCACATCAGCCGGATCGACCTGATCGGCAAGGACGCCATCGTGCTGCAGGACGGCAAGCAGGTGACCGAGTTCCGCGAGGGTCTGCTGCCCTGGGCCCTGCAGCACCCGACCGCGCTCTGCTTCGACGAGTACGACGCGGGCCGCCCCGACGTCATGTTCGTCATCCAGCGAGTGCTCGAGGTCGAAGGCAAGCTGACCCTGCTGGACCAGAACCGCGTGATTCGCCCGCACCCGGCTTTCCGGCTCTTCGCCACCGCCAACACGGTTGGCCTCGGCGACACGACGGGCCTCTACCACGGCACCCAGCAGATCAACCAGGGCCAGATGGACCGCTGGAACATCGTGGCGACCCTCAACTACCTGCCTTACGAGCAGGAGGTCGACATCATCACGGCAAAGTGCCCGGCCTACGACAGCAAGGAGGGGCGCGAGAAGATTTCCGCCATGGTGGCGCTCGCCGAGCTGACCCGCAACGGCTTCATCAACGGCGACCTCTCGACCGTCATGAGCCCGCGTACCGTGATAACCTGGGCCGAGAACGCGACAATTTTCGACGACGTCGCCTTCGCCTTCCGGGTCACTTTCCTGAACAAGTGCGACGAGATGGAACGCAGCACGGTGGCCGAGTACTACCAGCGCTGCTTCGGCACCGAGCTTCCGGAAAGCGGCGTTCAGGCGACGGCTCTGGCCTGA
- a CDS encoding DUF3035 domain-containing protein: MKGKLLGLRNGLLIAVLAATAACTSVKQDLGMVKEPPDEFRVQPRAPLSMPPQYSLRPPQPGQTRPQEGTAQQQARRTVFRIDDQAPAFSSGPPADATRSPGERAFLAAAGTQRMDPNIRDTVDQETDRLNEQQKSFMDYIIFWRDPLPAGVVVDAAGESERLRQNASLGRLSTDGQTPVIERRERALLEDIF, encoded by the coding sequence ATGAAGGGAAAACTTCTAGGCCTTCGCAACGGGCTGCTGATCGCGGTGCTCGCCGCTACGGCCGCCTGTACGTCGGTCAAACAAGATCTCGGCATGGTTAAGGAACCGCCGGATGAATTCCGGGTGCAGCCGCGCGCGCCGCTCAGCATGCCGCCGCAGTACTCCCTGCGGCCGCCGCAGCCCGGCCAGACCCGCCCCCAGGAAGGCACCGCCCAGCAACAGGCCCGCCGGACCGTGTTCCGCATCGACGACCAGGCGCCGGCGTTCAGCAGCGGGCCGCCCGCAGACGCGACCCGCTCGCCCGGCGAGCGGGCGTTCCTGGCCGCCGCCGGGACTCAGCGCATGGACCCCAATATCCGCGACACGGTGGATCAGGAAACCGACCGCCTGAACGAGCAGCAGAAGAGTTTCATGGACTACATCATCTTCTGGCGCGATCCGCTCCCGGCCGGCGTGGTGGTCGACGCGGCAGGCGAGTCGGAGCGGCTGAGACAGAACGCCTCGCTCGGCAGACTGTCGACCGATGGCCAGACCCCGGTCATCGAACGGCGCGAGCGGGCGCTCTTGGAAGACATCTTCTAG
- the ileS gene encoding isoleucine--tRNA ligase, with protein sequence MTVDYKDTVFLPKSDFPMRAGLPKREPEILAHWEKIGLFERLREASKGREPFMLHDGPPYANGHLHMGHALNKILKDVINRSQQMLGRDAHYVPGWDCHGLPIEWKIEEGYRERGQDKDAVPPVEFRRECRDFAEHWIKVQTEEFKRLGVEGDFERPYTTMAYAAEAQIVREIGKFLINGGLYAGARPVLWSVVEKTALADAEVEYHDHTSITIWVRFPVVEATVKALEGASVVIWTTTPWTIPGNRAIAYGEEEAYLAVKVLEVGDDSRARVGEVLLVGGELLDDFCKTAGIKQTEVMWVGKGAELAGLVCHHPFNGHPEAGGGYDFEVPLHPGDFVTMDQGTGFVHIAPGHGADDWALGREHGIEIPQTVGPDGAFFDHVPLVAGTLVYDQDGKMGDANPAVLRALAAVDRLLAKGKLRHSYPHSWRSRAPLIFRNTPQWFISMETNDLRAKSLKAIDETRFVPAAGQKRLRAMIEQRPDWCISRQRLWGTPLPLFVHKETGEPLRDQAVIDRIAAVFEEEGGDAWFSSDPQRFLGNDHNAADYEQITDVVEVWFDSGSTHSFVLEDRPELRWPADLYLEGSDQHRGWFHTSLLESCGTRGRAPYDAVLTHGFVLDEKGRKMSKRDGNIIAPQEIIDRNGADILRLWVVASNYEEDIRIGKEILGYHIDAYRRLRNTLRYVIGNLDGFTEAERLPAAEMPDLDRWVLHRLSELDQVVRQGCHDFDFHRIYQQLHNFCAVDLSAFYFDIRKDALYCDKPSAIRRRACRTVLDHLFGCLTAWLAPILCFTAEEAWLARTPNQAGGAGPEESVHLRVFPEIPKDWRDEALDARWSKVRELRRVVTGALEIERAEKRIGSSLQAHPRVYSQRADLNGALDGLDLAEIAITSDFSLVEGEAPNGAFVLDEVPGVATVVELAEGEKCQRCWRVLPEVGSNPAAPGTCGRCAEAVLDRAPAPA encoded by the coding sequence ATGACCGTGGATTACAAAGATACCGTCTTCCTGCCCAAGAGCGACTTCCCCATGCGCGCCGGCCTGCCCAAGCGCGAGCCGGAGATCCTGGCGCACTGGGAGAAGATCGGACTGTTCGAGCGCCTGCGCGAAGCCTCCAAGGGACGCGAGCCCTTCATGCTGCACGACGGCCCGCCTTACGCCAACGGCCACCTGCACATGGGCCACGCGCTCAACAAGATCCTGAAGGACGTCATCAACCGCTCGCAGCAGATGCTCGGCAGGGACGCCCACTACGTCCCGGGCTGGGACTGCCACGGCCTGCCGATCGAGTGGAAGATCGAGGAGGGCTACCGCGAGCGCGGCCAGGACAAGGACGCCGTGCCGCCGGTCGAGTTCCGCCGCGAGTGCCGCGACTTCGCCGAGCACTGGATCAAGGTCCAGACCGAGGAGTTCAAGCGCTTAGGCGTCGAGGGCGACTTCGAGCGGCCCTACACCACCATGGCCTATGCCGCCGAGGCCCAGATCGTCCGCGAGATCGGCAAGTTCCTGATAAACGGCGGGCTCTACGCCGGTGCCCGGCCGGTGCTCTGGTCGGTGGTCGAGAAGACCGCCCTAGCCGACGCCGAGGTCGAGTATCACGACCACACCTCGATCACCATCTGGGTGCGCTTCCCGGTGGTCGAGGCGACGGTCAAAGCGCTCGAGGGCGCCTCGGTGGTGATCTGGACCACCACGCCCTGGACCATCCCGGGCAACCGGGCCATCGCCTACGGCGAGGAAGAGGCCTATCTGGCCGTGAAGGTCTTGGAGGTCGGCGACGACAGCCGCGCCAGGGTCGGCGAGGTGCTGCTGGTCGGCGGCGAGCTGCTCGACGATTTCTGCAAGACGGCGGGCATCAAGCAGACCGAGGTGATGTGGGTCGGCAAAGGCGCCGAGCTGGCCGGACTGGTCTGCCACCACCCCTTCAACGGCCACCCCGAGGCCGGCGGCGGCTACGACTTCGAGGTGCCACTCCATCCCGGCGACTTCGTCACCATGGACCAGGGCACCGGCTTCGTCCACATCGCGCCGGGCCACGGGGCGGACGACTGGGCGCTGGGGCGCGAGCACGGCATCGAGATTCCCCAGACCGTCGGGCCCGACGGCGCCTTCTTCGACCACGTGCCCCTGGTCGCCGGCACCCTGGTCTACGACCAGGACGGCAAGATGGGCGACGCCAATCCGGCGGTGCTGCGCGCGCTGGCCGCGGTCGACCGCCTGCTCGCCAAGGGCAAGCTGAGGCACAGCTATCCCCACTCCTGGCGTTCCCGGGCGCCGCTGATCTTCCGCAACACGCCCCAGTGGTTCATCTCCATGGAGACCAACGACCTCAGGGCCAAGTCGCTGAAGGCGATCGACGAGACCCGCTTCGTGCCGGCCGCCGGACAGAAGCGCCTGCGCGCCATGATCGAGCAGCGGCCCGACTGGTGCATCTCGCGCCAGCGGCTCTGGGGCACGCCGCTGCCGCTCTTCGTGCACAAGGAGACCGGTGAGCCGCTGCGCGATCAGGCCGTGATCGACCGCATCGCCGCGGTCTTCGAGGAAGAGGGCGGCGACGCCTGGTTTTCCAGCGACCCGCAGCGCTTCCTCGGCAACGACCACAATGCCGCGGACTACGAGCAGATCACCGACGTGGTCGAGGTCTGGTTCGACTCCGGTTCGACCCACAGCTTCGTGCTGGAGGACCGGCCCGAGCTGCGCTGGCCGGCCGACCTCTACCTCGAGGGCTCGGACCAGCACCGCGGCTGGTTCCATACCTCGCTCCTGGAATCCTGCGGGACCCGTGGCCGGGCGCCCTACGACGCCGTCCTGACCCACGGCTTCGTGCTCGACGAGAAGGGCCGCAAGATGTCCAAGCGCGATGGCAACATCATCGCGCCCCAGGAGATCATCGACCGGAACGGCGCCGACATCCTGCGGCTCTGGGTGGTCGCCTCGAACTACGAGGAAGACATCCGGATCGGCAAGGAGATCCTGGGCTATCACATCGACGCCTATCGGCGGCTGAGGAACACCCTGCGCTACGTGATCGGCAACCTGGACGGCTTCACCGAGGCCGAGCGCCTGCCGGCCGCCGAGATGCCGGATCTCGATCGCTGGGTGCTGCACCGCCTGAGCGAGCTGGACCAGGTCGTGCGCCAGGGCTGCCACGACTTCGACTTCCACCGCATCTATCAGCAGCTGCACAATTTCTGCGCGGTCGACCTCTCGGCCTTCTATTTCGACATCCGCAAGGACGCGCTCTACTGCGACAAGCCTAGCGCGATCCGGCGCCGGGCCTGTCGCACCGTGCTCGACCACCTGTTCGGCTGCCTGACCGCCTGGCTGGCGCCGATCCTCTGCTTCACCGCCGAGGAGGCCTGGCTGGCCAGGACGCCCAATCAAGCCGGGGGCGCCGGGCCCGAGGAAAGCGTGCATCTGCGGGTCTTTCCGGAGATCCCGAAGGACTGGCGCGACGAGGCGCTGGACGCCCGCTGGAGCAAGGTGCGCGAGCTGCGCCGCGTGGTGACTGGGGCGCTCGAGATCGAGCGGGCCGAGAAGCGCATCGGCTCCTCGCTCCAGGCCCATCCCCGGGTCTATTCGCAGCGGGCCGACCTGAACGGAGCACTCGACGGACTCGACCTGGCGGAGATCGCCATTACCTCGGACTTCTCCCTGGTCGAGGGCGAGGCGCCAAACGGCGCTTTCGTCCTGGACGAGGTACCCGGCGTCGCGACGGTGGTCGAACTGGCCGAGGGCGAGAAGTGCCAGCGCTGCTGGCGGGTGCTGCCTGAGGTCGGCAGCAACCCCGCGGCGCCCGGGACCTGCGGGCGCTGCGCCGAGGCGGTCCTCGACCGGGCGCCCGCGCCAGCATGA
- a CDS encoding GNAT family N-acetyltransferase: MPVPVEILSAYRPGALGRIAELHGRYYGEYWGFDRRFEIEVATELADFLGQADPARDGLWLALHEGEVVGSIVIDGRGDEGARLRWFIVEPGHQAGGLGGALLDRALAFCRDRGYARVRLATFGGLDRARRLYESRGFRLVREYDDTDWGPKVTHQIFALPT, from the coding sequence ATGCCCGTGCCTGTCGAGATCCTGAGCGCCTACCGTCCCGGCGCGCTCGGCCGCATCGCCGAGCTGCACGGCCGATACTATGGGGAGTACTGGGGTTTCGACCGGCGCTTCGAGATCGAGGTCGCGACCGAGCTGGCCGACTTTCTCGGCCAGGCCGATCCGGCGCGGGACGGCCTGTGGCTGGCCCTCCATGAGGGCGAGGTCGTGGGGTCGATCGTGATCGACGGCCGCGGCGACGAGGGCGCCCGCCTGCGCTGGTTCATCGTCGAGCCGGGTCACCAAGCCGGCGGCCTGGGCGGCGCCCTGCTCGACCGGGCCCTGGCGTTCTGCCGCGACCGCGGCTATGCCCGGGTCCGCCTGGCGACCTTTGGCGGCCTCGACCGGGCGCGTCGCCTCTACGAATCGCGCGGCTTCCGCTTGGTCCGGGAGTACGACGACACCGACTGGGGACCGAAGGTGACGCACCAGATCTTCGCGCTTCCTACCTAA
- the cobT gene encoding cobaltochelatase subunit CobT: protein MAQSEHPLERFKRGLGATMRAIARREDVQVSFAANSQGMVGSEARLTAPSRDLPSGEVCLVRGEADALALRLRHHDSALHARRRPTNQAAREIFDAVEQARCEALGMRRMAGAAVNLDAALEDTYRSRGFARATTREDAPLCEVLRVLAREAMTGVAPPPAARKMVELWRPALDARILQDLDILSASAADQEAYAEALRGMLEHLDMDCSTEDETLGEDESDSQGDEGEQQPEQSQGEAGESDSSEQSGTLDSEAMEAAEGEGTDQEAAEAEGEMMAGGGEEEPGRPGQPPRFGDRRNDLDEEVYRAFTLEFDEVVEADDLCDADELSRLRQLLDQQLAHLHGVIGRLANRLQRRLLAKQTRAWDFNLEEGLLDTARLARVVVNPHQPLSYKREKETEFRDTVVSLLIDNSGSMRGRPITVAAMSADILARTLERCGVKVEILGFTTRMWKGGQSRERWIAAGKPAGPGRLNDLRHIVYKPADAPWRRARKSLGLMLREGILKENIDGEALLWAHNRLLGRPEQRRILMVISDGAPVDDSTLSVNPGNYLERHLREVIEWIETRSPVELLAIGIGHDVTRYYRRAVTIVDAEQLGGTMMEKLAEMFDEVPEYERAPRRRAVG, encoded by the coding sequence GTGGCACAGAGCGAACATCCGCTGGAGCGCTTCAAGCGCGGTCTGGGCGCGACCATGCGGGCGATCGCCCGACGCGAGGACGTTCAGGTCAGCTTCGCGGCCAACAGCCAGGGCATGGTTGGCTCCGAGGCTAGGCTGACGGCGCCGTCGCGCGATCTTCCGTCCGGCGAGGTGTGCCTGGTGCGCGGCGAGGCCGACGCCCTGGCGCTGCGCCTGCGGCACCACGACAGTGCGCTGCACGCGCGTCGCCGGCCGACCAACCAGGCCGCCCGGGAGATCTTCGACGCGGTGGAGCAGGCGCGCTGCGAGGCGCTCGGCATGCGCCGCATGGCCGGCGCCGCGGTCAACCTGGATGCCGCGCTTGAGGATACCTACCGCAGCCGGGGCTTCGCGCGCGCCACGACACGCGAGGACGCGCCGCTGTGCGAAGTGCTCCGGGTCCTGGCGCGCGAGGCCATGACCGGGGTCGCGCCGCCGCCGGCGGCGCGCAAGATGGTCGAGCTTTGGCGGCCGGCCCTCGATGCGCGGATCCTCCAGGACCTCGATATCCTGAGCGCGAGCGCCGCCGACCAGGAAGCCTATGCCGAGGCCCTGCGCGGGATGCTGGAGCATCTCGACATGGACTGCAGCACCGAGGACGAGACGCTCGGCGAAGACGAGAGCGACAGCCAGGGCGACGAGGGCGAGCAGCAGCCCGAGCAGTCGCAGGGCGAGGCCGGCGAGAGCGACTCTTCTGAGCAGAGCGGCACGCTCGACAGCGAGGCTATGGAAGCCGCCGAAGGCGAGGGCACCGACCAGGAGGCCGCCGAGGCGGAAGGCGAGATGATGGCGGGCGGCGGCGAGGAAGAGCCCGGTCGTCCGGGGCAGCCGCCGCGTTTCGGCGATCGGCGCAACGACCTGGACGAGGAGGTCTACCGCGCCTTCACCCTCGAGTTCGACGAGGTGGTCGAGGCCGACGATCTCTGCGATGCCGACGAGCTGTCGCGTCTGCGCCAGCTCCTCGATCAGCAGCTCGCCCACCTCCACGGCGTGATCGGACGTCTGGCCAACCGGCTGCAGCGCCGCCTGCTGGCCAAGCAGACGCGGGCCTGGGACTTCAACCTGGAGGAGGGCCTCCTGGACACGGCCCGGCTGGCGCGCGTCGTGGTCAACCCGCATCAGCCGCTGTCCTACAAGCGGGAGAAGGAGACCGAGTTCCGCGACACGGTCGTCTCCCTGCTGATCGACAATTCCGGCTCCATGCGCGGCCGGCCGATCACCGTCGCCGCGATGAGCGCCGACATCCTGGCGCGCACCCTGGAGCGCTGCGGCGTCAAGGTCGAGATCCTCGGCTTCACAACGCGCATGTGGAAGGGCGGCCAGTCGCGCGAGCGCTGGATCGCCGCCGGCAAGCCGGCCGGCCCGGGCCGCCTCAATGACCTGCGCCACATCGTCTACAAGCCGGCCGATGCGCCCTGGCGCCGGGCCCGCAAGAGTCTCGGCCTGATGCTGCGCGAAGGCATCCTCAAGGAGAACATCGACGGCGAGGCGCTGCTCTGGGCGCACAACCGGCTGCTCGGCCGGCCCGAGCAGCGGCGCATCCTCATGGTGATCTCGGACGGCGCCCCGGTCGACGACTCGACCCTGTCGGTCAACCCGGGCAACTATCTCGAGCGCCACCTGCGCGAGGTTATCGAGTGGATCGAGACCCGCTCGCCGGTCGAGCTCCTGGCGATCGGCATCGGCCACGACGTCACCCGCTACTACCGTCGGGCCGTGACCATCGTCGACGCCGAGCAGCTCGGCGGCACCATGATGGAGAAGCTGGCCGAGATGTTCGACGAGGTGCCGGAATACGAGCGCGCGCCCCGGCGCCGCGCCGTCGGCTGA
- a CDS encoding FIST N-terminal domain-containing protein: MLAVAVGHSADIDLEPAVEAVLAQVMAALGSERASAGLLFVANGLDHRQVVSRIRAALPGVPLIGCTTAGEASTIEGFQDDSILLVLFHSPDVRFSIAVGRTPSADPGRAVAEAHEAIARQLGGTRPQLCFMLSDTVDGDPDLALRALLERFDGTIPIVGGAAASYPPWSRTSIFFEDEILSDAFVLLALAGPLKIATAAETSWRPVGEPGRVTAAAGPTILRIDDAPALDFYRGMLGEDVRVFLGTPLAILEAEDRFTVRTPIAYDEDARTITVVGGIAEGDRVQLAFATVEDVERGAGALIERTMSAFPDDAGPAVVFFCSCAVRRMFLAQDVQQEFHQLRKRLGPAVPVVGFYGYGEIGSNAPDSPASFHNQAIVSVALR, from the coding sequence TTGCTCGCCGTCGCGGTTGGACACAGCGCCGACATCGATCTGGAGCCGGCCGTCGAAGCGGTCCTGGCGCAGGTTATGGCCGCGCTGGGATCGGAGCGGGCGTCGGCCGGGTTGCTCTTCGTCGCCAACGGCCTCGACCACCGGCAGGTCGTGTCCCGCATTCGGGCGGCGCTGCCCGGGGTTCCCCTGATCGGCTGCACCACGGCTGGAGAAGCCTCGACGATCGAGGGCTTTCAGGACGACTCGATCCTCCTCGTGCTGTTCCACTCGCCCGACGTTCGCTTTTCCATCGCCGTGGGCCGGACACCCTCGGCCGATCCCGGCCGGGCGGTCGCCGAGGCCCACGAGGCCATTGCCCGGCAACTGGGCGGAACCCGCCCTCAGCTCTGCTTCATGCTGAGCGACACGGTGGACGGCGATCCGGATCTTGCCCTGCGCGCGCTCCTGGAGCGCTTCGACGGCACGATTCCGATCGTCGGCGGCGCGGCGGCGAGCTATCCGCCCTGGTCCCGGACATCGATCTTCTTCGAGGACGAGATCCTGTCCGACGCCTTCGTCCTGCTCGCCCTCGCCGGCCCGCTCAAGATCGCCACGGCCGCCGAGACCAGCTGGCGCCCGGTCGGCGAGCCGGGACGGGTCACCGCCGCCGCCGGTCCGACCATCCTGCGGATCGACGATGCGCCGGCTCTCGACTTCTACCGCGGCATGCTGGGCGAGGACGTCCGGGTCTTTCTCGGCACGCCGCTCGCGATCCTGGAAGCGGAGGACCGATTCACGGTTCGCACGCCGATCGCCTACGACGAGGACGCGCGCACGATCACGGTGGTCGGCGGCATCGCGGAGGGCGACCGCGTGCAGCTCGCCTTCGCCACGGTCGAGGATGTCGAGCGCGGTGCCGGCGCCTTGATCGAGCGGACCATGTCGGCCTTTCCGGACGACGCCGGCCCCGCCGTGGTGTTCTTCTGCTCTTGCGCGGTGCGGCGCATGTTCCTGGCGCAGGACGTTCAGCAGGAGTTCCACCAGCTTCGCAAGCGGCTCGGCCCCGCCGTCCCCGTGGTCGGATTCTACGGCTACGGCGAAATCGGATCCAACGCGCCGGACTCACCGGCCAGCTTCCACAACCAGGCCATCGTGTCCGTGGCGCTCAGGTGA